TTAGTGAGTGGGACTTTATTGCTGTTTCTTCATAGTTGTAGTGAGTTAAATGAGTCACTGACTTAAAATAAGCAACAGTCGTCTAATTCTAAAGCAACTATGGGGCTAAATTGCGGGTTTATTTTCAGAGCATTAAAGGATGTTTTCAAACATCAAAATGATAAAGCTTGGACTCGGCCAGCTGTGTCAGTATCTTGCAAGGTAATTTGTGTCGTGATGTTCTGTGGCCAGTCCAATACGAGTAGACTGTGCTTAAAAGCTGACAACTTTCTGGCTTTAATTCCAGTATTTTTAATATGAAGGCTTCCAGTTCTGCCACTCTGCTTGAGTTTATTTCAAACCCGGCTACCGTTCACAGCTAAAAAATGAACAGTAAAGAGGAAGAGCTATTTCGTATCATACATATAATAAAACCTGATCAAACTAAGcaattgttttaaaattgaAGCAAGTTTATAATTTAGTTATGACTCACGTCATTTCAGGATCAGGCCTATTTTAATGTGGAAACTATTATGTGACTATCATGCCATTTTCTGTCCATTTTATCCATAAGTGAAGTACAGTCGAACGTCGATTATCCGGCCCTCCATTATCCGGagttttcgattatccggattgcTTTTCCGGACCCATGAATACTAATTAGTCATATTTGGCGTCAGCAACAAAACTTTTTGCCCTTTACATTATGCGATGAAAATGCCGTGCGAACTGAATTTCTTTGCCTTCAACGCACAAATCTGACCGTGCTTCGTGCTCGCACGCATCATAACTAATACGGGGCATTTTACTGGGCTTTGATTAACTCAGATTTGCTCCTTTTCTGAGTGAGATTTCATTTACTCTTCTCCAAGTACTTCAGTATCGTTATtggctaattaatattcatgtattcgattatccggaccatTTAACCCAGTCCccacgagtccggataatcgaggtttgacCATACTTATTTGTGAATTGTTTTAGGCTTTTagacttgttgttgttgttactgacAAAGGCATAAGTACAAACTGAGTTTGAACTCTAATTATCGAACATTGACATTTTAGTTTTACTTTGGCCACAGAGTGACTCCTGAAAAGGAGAGGTTCATAGTCCAATGCAAGTTTGATATAGTTCTATTTGTTTTCCGATCTTTAATTTGACTGTTCACCCAAACAATTTGACTTCTGGGATTTCCCAGTTACGTGACGTTACCTGTGCTCAAAGTCCATTAAAAAACtaagaatttgttttgtttggtgcTAATAAAACTTAAGGTTGTTTGGACGCTTTGTGAAGGAACTCAGGAAATGCCAGATGGTATTGGTACACTTCACTCAGTCATCTCTGAGAATTCTGGCTCAAAGTTCAAATGCTTAAACCTGTCACTCCTAACATAACGACCGTTCTTTATAACAAATCACTCACGTTTTTGTTTAGACTGTTCATCGTGTTCATCTTCCTTTACCACAAATATTGCAACTCTTTCTGTTGTAAAATTTTAAACGGACTCCAGttaactgaaaaataataaaataattaaagacAATGAAGAGAGAAAGGATTCTCCCTCATCACTCCCAGACACAAGGAACATTCAGAAAATCGCTTTATTTTTTCCATATTTGTCCATGGGAATCGACTGTTACACCcgaaaaaatgaccaaaatcaTTATTCTCCCAACTACATTCTCTTCTAGCGTTATTTTCCAAATTTCCTCTCTGTCTTAAAAGCACACTTTTCACTAATCCATATGAAGCTAAGGTGAAGAACAATTAACGTAAAAACATCGGCATGGAATAAGTTAGTTTCGCATTGGTACGGGTTTGATTGAAGCAGAGGAATAACATTCATAGTTAAAACTTGACGCGTAAAAGGGTGTCAGTTCAGCTTGGTCACTGACGTCACTGATTCGTTATCTCTTTTTTCAGGTGGAAATTTTACCCATACcaacttctttgataccaaattttcgctAAAGTCACATTGCGGTTGTTTTGGTTTGGGTTCAGCCGAAATTATCAAATTAAGATTTTAAGAgacttttcacaaaactttgGATGTAACTTTGGTGGAATTCAGTGAACGAAGTTGGATTTAACCTTGGTTGAAGTCTTAATCCCCTATTCCCTTAACTTCTCACGTCTTGTTTTTTCAAGCCTTGTTGAGTGAATTGGGAAAGACAGTACGCTGTCCTTAATGTGTAGGACCATTTCAACCGTCTTTTACGGTCGGCattgataaaatttatttgttcCTAAGTGACGAGAAAATAATGAATCATTTCTGAACTCTTTTAAACAGATCTCAATTCATGTCAAAGACGCATGCTTGGCCAAGACTTTGCAGCCACGAAATCCGACGGTAAGGAACAGATAATTTTCAGTCTGTAGTGTTAAACTGATGAACTGAAAAGGTTGATTCATATTTAACTTTCCATGATCCTGCATGAAAACCACGGTGGGATGCCACAAATCCGTCTTAAAATTAACCAAACTATTGGTTGATTTTAAATACCGGCTAAACGATCCGACACGTATTGACAGCGAATTAAGacctaaaaaagaaagaaaaaccagaCATAGAGTTCAGATTACAGTCACGCGCGAAAGAGTTTCCAAAACTGAGTTTTGATGAATTTGTTTTATGCTGTAGTTTAGGACCTTTGCTTGAAAGGTGCAAATTGAATAGTTGATGTTCACTTCTCAAGTACTCAGTTACTTTTGTTAAAATAATTCAATTATGAAAGCTCTTTACTTTCAAGAACCTCTCATTCTATCATTGTTCGTTTTCCGTTTCGTTCCGAGATTTCCCTCTCGCGCATTTAACTCACAAAGAACAAGGTCATAAAGAGGAGACATGATAAAGTTGATGCAGAGTGAAAATGTGCACATGACATCACAAAACGCATTTCCTGATGTCATTCAAAAGTCATTTGTGAGGGTCACTTTCAGCCACATAATCCTTGCGCGAATTCAACGCGATATTTGTTAAAATTCGGTCGTAAACCGTCCCACCTTTGGTTTtatcttatttaattttttttcatcgaGAATGTAATTACAAGGCAACGAAGGTGTGATACTGAGACAGCAGGGAACTCTCAACTTTATCTTTTCTTGCCTTTATTCAAAACAACATAATTATCATATGCAACACTGAATACATAAAGCGCGAAAATAAAATGCATCGATCTTTATTGTGCATTAATGTGAGctgaaatttggaaaaaacCGAGGTCTTAGTTGACCAAGGCATAGTTTGTAGACAACTATTTATCTAATAATAGGAGTTGCGTGGTCAGTGGTTAACCTGTGGATAACGTCAGTAACCCGAACAAGATAAAATGAAATACCGAAAAGGATGTTTTTGTAGCCTAATAactttttcatttctctttcTTCGAAATGGTAGTTAATCATTCTATGAGTCTTTTCGAGAACGGACGTTTGGATTCTCTCACATAAGTGAAAGGGAGCGTCTCTTGTCTGGGTTTCCGCCGCACTGACTGCCCCTAACAACCACAAGGTCTGAGTCCTTTTCTGTAATCTTTGCTCATCATGCACAAAATTAAGGGGTTGATAGCGCTATTTGCATAAAACAGCGACAAAACCGCCACCAGGCCTACATTTACTGATGGAGTTCGTTCCATTCCAGTGAATTCCAACACTAACGCAAAGGCGACGTAAGGCAGTAAGCACACGCTGAATGCGATCACAATGATAATCAACATTTTCACAAGTTTCCGCTTTTGCTCCAGTCGGATGGTTGTGAGCGAGTTCTTTGCGCAATCACGATGGATTTTCCTCACTTTCCATAACGCCATTACAACCCTTAAATAACAGTAGCCGATGAGAAACAAAGGTAATGTTGCAATGCAAGCCGTGAAAATCTTGTGAATCTGTCGAACTGTATTACTATCCCAGAATGGGTAACAAATTTTCACATCGTTTGTGGACACCAGTTTGAGAATGAATGAAGTGGGCACTCCGACTGCCAAGTAACAACAAACCCAGATAACGCAGACGCAAATTTTCGCCTGTGTTTTGTTGAAACGTTCCTTAAATGGAGTCACGATGGTGCGGTAACGATCCAAAGCAATCGCCGTTAAAGTCATAATTGACACAGCAAGAAAAACGTCTCCCATTGGAAAGAAGATCTTACATGCCAGTTCACCAAAAGGCCAAGAAGCAAGTTCTTGCAATAGTCCCACTGGTAAACTGAGAACCAGTACTGCCAAGTCACTTAGGGCAAGATTAGCAATGAAAATGCTGCTGGTTGTTTTCGCAGATCCTTGTTGAAGGACCCCGTATATAACGATACAATTACCGAAGAAGCCAACCATGAAGATAGTGGTGAAGATTATTAATTGGAAAATCGCATGTGCTGGGATGCTCTCAGCCGAGTACATCGCCTCTGGCTCCGCGTTACCATCTGCGTTATAAGGGAAAGAATGGTTTGGTGTAGTATCGAATTCATCCGCCATTTTCAAACGTCGTCGCTGCCTCTCGCGATGTTGACAAATACATTAAAGTGCGTCGATCCTCACTTAAACAGCACAAAGACAGTTTTTCGACATGCAGTTTCCTGCTCTGCGATCACACTCAACAGCGACTGCGCTTTAAGTTCTTGATGCCGTGTTTATCAAGCTCACAAAGGAATTTTTTTATCGCACTCAATCGCGTCGGCTTAATGTCTTGTGTCCAGAGCTAAAATTTCCCTTCTCGGAGGTAATTACACGAGTCTTCAACAACCGCTGTTATCAGATTGCTCCAGCCATTCTAGTTGCAAGAGGAAATATCAGCAAACGTAAATGCATCTTTTCGTTTTGAGGCTAAAGTAAATCTGTCTCTGGGTACGCAATCTTCAGGGAAAAATGCAAAGAGCGTCTAGTGTCTGCTATGGAATTAACGCTTATTTGACAGCGATTAATGGAGGCTAGATCAGTGAAACTGCCAGCAATATTTACATAACACTGAACAATTTATTTCTGAAATTTGACCCCTTTTCTTAGTCTGAGGAGTGTCAAGTTTTTACTGTTTATTCCTCACTGTTGCAAATGACTTGCATTTCACGacttattttattattgtgTTAAGGGCTGCTGCTTAGCTTCTACCGCAAGATGCAGTTTTGAGTTTCCTCTCGCGTTGGAGAAACTGTTCAGCCGAAGTAAACTATCACCCCTGTTAAAGATAAATTGAATCAGTTTTAGCGCCTCTTGAAAGCTTTCGTTTATCCTACGTTTCCGACGTATCGGTAAGACACCATGGCTCCAGAAAGCCTGTTGATAAACTGCTGCTGATAAACAAAATTACTCCGGAAATTCTCCTATTGTCTCGTATCATGCAACCAATGGATAGTTGGCCCTCAATGAGTATTCAATTCTGCTGCCACCTTTCTATGTCGTGCATTTGGCACTGACTGTGATCGTTTTCTCTGTGCCAGGGAGTAAGTTATGGGCTTTAAGGAGTGGGAGTTGAATTCGATCACCAAAATGTGCTTTTGTCGGGATATCCTCTGTTATTCTGTGGTCATCTGTGGACTTGTTTTTGCATGATGACATGAAATTCCAAACCGCGGCGGTTTAAATCTAATGACTGAGATATTCAGTGGATAAGGAAACTCGATCTATCATGGGTTTTCCTAGAAACACTCGAAGAATAGACAATTATGAAAACAAAGAATGACATTACTTAGTTTTTGCATTTCACTCTACCTTTCAATTCCTAATTGCGCAAGTGCTTCTTTAATTGACATTAATCGCAAGTGAAATGTCTGAAGCGATGTACATTTGCCTTTGTGTGAACGCAGACAAAGATTAAAGCCAAATGGATTAACGACAGATCCATGGTATTATGTGTCGTTACCTTTCCAAATACTGTTTTCGTTGAGAAACAGCTGCAAGCGTTTAGAGAAAATGGCGGCGTTGAATTTTAATagtttgtaaattatttttaagattCCGGGTTCAAAGAAGATTTGCATTATCATGTAAAAAGGAGGCGTTAAACTAAAGGAAATATTTTCGTTTTAGTGAAAATTGTTCCAAAATTATCGACAGTTGGATGTTCTGGCTTGCGTGACATCGCTATAATAAAAATATTCCTATGCATCTTACTTTGCATAATACATAACAGACAGACCCCATTAAATATAATAAGTCGCGCTACATCAAGCACTTTAGAAAATTCTAATTTATTTCCATGTCTTTTGGACGATAAATGATTTTGAATTCTCGGATATGTGTATGAAAATTCAAGGATCAATTACGTGTCTTTCGCATAGAATTGACTCTACATAGAAGCTGTGAAGGTGCGAGGGATTCAGTGTTAGTTCTCTTGTGCAAAGACGCAACTTTGTTGTGAAGGACATGAGATGAATCTCTCGCATGTAATCACCTTCTGAAAAATGGTCACACCGGTGAATTCGTATGCGAAATGCTTGCGGCTCAGATACCATCCAGGGGCACCCAACGTCAATTTTCGGAAAATATATGTTCGGAAGACTTGAAATCTAGAATTTTCGGAACCGTTACTATAAAATTTCTTGCTTCCCTGTCGGTCCGTCATTGACTCCTGTATTTAGATAATGGTAGTATTTGGTAACGTACTCGATGTGTAGCACTCTGTCGTTGGACTTCTCTGAGAACAGTTGTTCCTGTTCTTCGGCTGGTCATGGCATCTATAAGTGCAAACGGACTCGTCTGATCCTGTACACGGCAGCTATCGCAAGCCGAATCGTCTCGTCGTCCGATGGCCACGCCTGACGGTCGAACATCCACAGTCGCACCCAGAAGGCCACACCTCCTTGTCTGTCAGCTAGGATATGCTTGGCCGCGCGTCACGTCTTGCCCACGGCAAACTCTGCCATGCTGAATGCTATACTGGGACTTCGTTCAGTCATCTTTCAGCCAAGTCAGTCACCGAGGATTTGCCCTCGGCGGATGTTATATTgacctcagttgttcaaagaataAAGGAGGGGCGTAAAAGGGAGCACCTTCGGCTTCCACTGATACCAGTCTCGTAaatgaaggaactaccgacgttaaataaagtgcctTTACCTTTAAACAATTACGTGGAATTTAAAATGCCAACTCTTGAAAATCGATCATTCTTGGCTCCATCGAAGGACGTCTAATTCTACCATGATGACAGTGTCTTGTCTATGTTTGCACACCCCTCTACATGCAACAAAAGATAGGGGTGAATCATATTGGTTTTTGAGCTTTAGCGTTGTAACACCACTTTGGGATGGAAGAATACGCTGGTCACAGTTCTCATGGAGTTTGCTATGGATAACCGTTGAGTGGATGATTAGCGCTCTTTGAATAGGGTATTTGAAGGACCCTTTATGCTTGAgcaaaaacatgaaacttgaAGTTTTCCAGTCCTCCTGGTATTCCATGTCCTTGGTTCCACGTCTTTGACAAGCTTGAATGAGCTAgcctactttttttttttctttgagccTGTGTATTTCAACTTCTCACCGTATTCCTTATCACATCTTCAGTATCAATTCAGTTCTTGAGCAGGCCAACAGCTTTTCATACTTCCTTCTCAagctcattaattattcattcagTCAAAAGCCAATAAATGACCTCCATTTGGTTCAGGTGGATGAATTTTGATGCCCAATGAAACACCAGATGAAACACCACCAGGTTTTCTTCTGAGATGAAACATGTTTTTCATCTGAGATCaaacatttccattttaatgAGATTTTTATTGATTCCACAACTTGGCGGTCTTCTTAGCCACTTCCATCACGAATTTCCTTAACCAGTAATTTAGACTCAACGCGTCCATTTCTTCGATACCTGTAGAGAGCGTCACGACCTTATGTAAGTCATAGTCCTTAAAAACGCCTCCTGGATCTAAAACGGGCACTTTCATCGTCCGAGCAAGTTGCCGTTCACCAAAAACTGACAGGGCCCACTTGTTCTTATACTTTGTTGAAGAGGGAACAGCTTTCTCCACTAACTCTTCTTATTCGCAAAAGGTTTTCGGCTCTCTAAACCTTACAGACAACGCCCCTTCTTCCCTCATGGTCGGACGCAACAATTCATCATGCATATAAACGTGTTTTTTCGGTGAAGAGCAAAGATGAAACACTGCATAATTTATCATTGTTTGATTTGAGAAAACATGTCACTACATAATttcttattgtttcatttgagaAGACATGTCAAAAACTCGGGCTTCGTGCTTCATCACGGGTTCTAAACACctcgaaacagatgaaagcactcggcctgcggcctcgtgctttcatctgtttctcggtgtttggaacccttGATGAAGCACTCGCCCTCGTTTTTGACATATTACTTGAAATGTTGGTGTTGGCTATTCGCCCTTGGGATTGAATCGAGAGCTGGATCAACTTTGTGCGCGAGTTTAGGCGTTTGGCTTTAAGTGCATAGAGGAATGATCGTCTTATTTGTCAGCTGAGCACAACGAACTAATACTATTCTTGAGCATTTTTTCCTCGTACAGAATTCTATACAGCTCCGCTACTTGTGTCTTTTTAGCGTTAATAGCCTCGTTTATCTTGATTGCTTTATCGCAGAAATATACTTTGATTACAATGGATCACTCGACATTGGTGGGTAGCCCTGTGACGTAATCCAGTCCCATTGCTTCTCGACAGTTTCCTATTAACTGAATGCTGAATTATCCTGGTCTTGAAGATAGAGTTGACTAAATACAAGAATTCCGTCAACCGGTAACTAGTGTCAGTTATTGAGTATTTATCTTCGTTATTATTGACGATTCCAGACTACTGGAATAATGATCTCACTTTGCGGAGTTCGCTGAGTAAGCTGACTTTGGTTGGTTAGTTGGTTCACCCTGAAATTGATGACTCTTCCATGCAGCATGCTCACACCCATCACAGTCTCGAAGTCTACCAAACTTACTTTTGGTCCAAGAATAACGGCGCATACTGCCAATATTTCCTTTTTCAGACCAACGGTATCACCTTTCAACGGTCCAGCTCTACAAGGGGCGGACTCATACCGCACCCTGTTTTGTAAGTGACAGAAGAAGTATGGGACAACATTTGATGTCATGACAAATTGCTTCGGCCTCTCGTCATCCGTGCAGGTTGTCTTACTACAGTACCCCGGGTACTGTAGTAAGTGGTAAACGGGTGTTTAAACTGTAGTAAACTGTAGTAAGTAGTAAACGGGTGTATGATTGCCAATCAtacacccgtttacaaaaacgttgctatttcagaaatatttATCATATATATGTATGAATGCCTAAGCCAGATGGACACACATTAAAGCAGCCCTGTGGTGTAGCCATTACTTGCAATTGTTTTTTATCGATATGCATATATGTCTTTTCTGGTGCTGACAAAAAAAGATGCAGGCGCAGAAAaggtataattatatatatatgatatacaTGTTTTGAaatagcaacgtttttgaaaacgggtgtatatatatatatatatatatatatatatatatatgcaaatGTTAGTTTCTCGTTTATCGGCAAAGCTCGTGACCTTGAAACGAGCTTTCTTCAGTTCATGATCTTATCAAAATATAAAATGGTGGTAGACCAACAGACAGTCGTTTTTTTCTTGTAACATCCTTTGATCCTGGATTCAATTGTGTTCTATTCACATGGTTAACCTATAAATCCATCtatcaaaaattaattaagaagCAAATATGTGAATTCAAGCGACAACGCAAATGTGATTCGCGAATTGTATGAAAACGAAAAACGTATATATGCCGTTACCAGGTAACCGGAGGGTTCAAAGAACATTTTGAAAGTGAAATGTTGAAAGTGAAAAGCCATCGTTCGAAAACATCCAGAATTATTTTAACATTGCTCAACAGAATGCTGCTAACTTGTTTGTTTATAGAATAAAATCAAATGGTTTTCGAACATTTAATGTGATCAAGTTGATAATTTCTTTCAGCAGGATCCTGATTTCAAGTCGTTGCATGTTTGCTGTTCTAGGGGAACTGCTTCCTACTAAATTACTATTTCCTAAGGATCATGGTCGCAGTTTCCTAAAACTGAAGTCCAGACTTGATATTTCAAAGCTGCAGGAAGGAAGGCTACGTTTATTTTTCATATTGAGCCTACTTAGAAATAcccaaacaaaagaatattgcTCTCCTGCCAAAATGCAAATATATGCGATTGTTATATGCTTTTACAAAGCTTGTCGATTATTTGTTATCGGAAGTGAACCGCTTCGCGTAGCTGGCGGAAGCATTTGCTGCTCATTCAGTAACTTCTTCATAGTTTAGGTACAGTGACTCTTTTGTTATTCAAAACCGTAAAGAAGTAGTTTCACCGGAGCGTGAGTctttaaataaatttaaaagcaGGAATATAATATGTTACCACATCATGTCCCATTTGTCGAAGGCACTAAAGCCTCAAATTTCTTCATATGTCAGTCTTTCTAGGGGACGATTTGCTGtgattttttgtaataattactTATTGTATTCATCGTAATAATTTGGGCACTACGCTCCTACTGCAGTAAGGAAAATTATGTTGAAATTTTAGCGCTAATTCAAAAAAGCAGCAGTTTCATCTTAGGAAGTCAAAATGCTTTTCGCCATCTTTGGGAAACGTCTTGATTAAAAGCAGAGGAATAAAGGACATCATTCTGAAACATTTATGCCAGCGTCGGGACATGAATGAATCGAGATAAGGGACGCGTTTTCTTTCATTATGTCGGCTCATCATTTAGTTGTCAAAGTACAACCAATATTCACGCTATCTCCGGTTccagtttaatttttaatgttgAGAATATATTTTAAGGATAAAGTTGAATGTTGTGATGCACTTCCAACAGCCGGTCTTTTGCCTCGATTTTTTCTACGAATCCTTGTTCCATCTTTCCCCCCCCCCAGTAATATATATAAGGTGATTGTCATGTATAAAATTAATTAGTTTCAACTAGTATCTTGGCAAAAGATTGCCATGTTTCAGTTCACTTACaattcattaatattcattgttaaatattattcgCTAATAGTATTCGACATTAGATGTTCACATTGTCAGCTATCAGGCAATCTAATGAAATGTTGTCGAAtcagtttgttttttgttattgtagcTACATGTGTGATCAACTGTGTGTTACAAATACAATAAATGCAAATCAC
This window of the Acropora muricata isolate sample 2 chromosome 14, ASM3666990v1, whole genome shotgun sequence genome carries:
- the LOC136897547 gene encoding QRFP-like peptide receptor — its product is MADEFDTTPNHSFPYNADGNAEPEAMYSAESIPAHAIFQLIIFTTIFMVGFFGNCIVIYGVLQQGSAKTTSSIFIANLALSDLAVLVLSLPVGLLQELASWPFGELACKIFFPMGDVFLAVSIMTLTAIALDRYRTIVTPFKERFNKTQAKICVCVIWVCCYLAVGVPTSFILKLVSTNDVKICYPFWDSNTVRQIHKIFTACIATLPLFLIGYCYLRVVMALWKVRKIHRDCAKNSLTTIRLEQKRKLVKMLIIIVIAFSVCLLPYVAFALVLEFTGMERTPSVNVGLVAVLSLFYANSAINPLILCMMSKDYRKGLRPCGC